One genomic region from Stutzerimonas decontaminans encodes:
- the ppsA gene encoding phosphoenolpyruvate synthase, translating into MVEYVVSLDKLGNHDVERVGGKNASLGEMISNLAGAGVSVPGGFATTAQAYRDFMELSGLNEQIHALLDALDVDDVNALAKAGAQIRGWVMEAQFPPKLDADIRSAFAEMSGGNDHMAVAVRSSATAEDLPDASFAGQQETFLNIRGVDNVIRATKEVFASLFNDRAIAYRVHQGFDHKLVALSAGVQRMVRSETGTAGVMFTLDTESGFRDVVFITGAYGLGETVVQGAVNPDEFYVHKHTLEAGRPAILRRNLGSKAIKMVYGAEASAGKSVKTVDVDQADRMRFCLTDEEVSNLARQAMTIEKHYGRPMDIEWAKDGDDNQLYIVQARPETVKSRSSANVMERYLLKEKGTVLVEGRAIGQRIGAGPVKVIHNVSEMDKVQPGDVLVSDMTDPDWEPVMKRASAIVTNRGGRTCHAAIIARELGIPAVVGCGNATEMLKDGQRVTVSCAEGDTGLIFDGELGFDIRQNSIDAMPELPFKIMMNVGNPDRAFDFAHLPNEGVGLARLEFIINRMIGVHPKALLNFDGLPADVKSSVEKRIAGYDDPVNFYVEKLVEGVSTLAAAFWPKKVIVRLSDFKSNEYANLIGGKLYEPEEENPMLGFRGASRYISDSFRDCFELECRAMKKVRDVMGLTNVELMVPFVRTLGEASQVIDLLAKYGLKRGENGLRVIMMCELPSNALLADEFLEFFDGFSIGSNDMTQLTLGLDRDSGIIAHLFDERNPAVKKLLANAIQACNKAGKYIGICGQGPSDHPDLAKWLMEQGIESVSLNPDSVLDTWFFLADREI; encoded by the coding sequence TTGGTAGAGTACGTAGTTTCCCTCGATAAGCTCGGCAATCATGACGTTGAGCGTGTAGGGGGCAAGAACGCCTCCCTCGGCGAGATGATCAGCAACCTCGCAGGCGCAGGTGTTTCGGTGCCTGGCGGTTTCGCCACTACGGCCCAGGCCTATCGTGATTTCATGGAGCTCAGCGGTCTCAACGAGCAGATCCATGCGCTTCTCGATGCGCTGGACGTGGATGACGTCAACGCCCTCGCCAAAGCCGGCGCGCAGATTCGCGGTTGGGTCATGGAGGCGCAATTCCCGCCGAAGCTGGATGCCGACATTCGCAGTGCATTCGCAGAAATGTCCGGTGGTAACGACCATATGGCGGTCGCGGTTCGCTCCTCGGCCACTGCAGAAGACCTGCCGGACGCTTCCTTCGCTGGTCAGCAGGAAACCTTCCTCAACATCCGTGGCGTGGACAACGTGATCCGCGCGACCAAGGAAGTGTTCGCCTCGCTGTTCAATGACCGTGCCATTGCTTACCGCGTGCATCAGGGCTTTGATCACAAACTGGTCGCCCTGTCTGCCGGTGTGCAGCGCATGGTCCGCTCGGAAACCGGCACCGCCGGCGTCATGTTCACCCTGGATACCGAATCCGGCTTCCGTGACGTGGTGTTCATCACCGGCGCCTACGGGCTGGGTGAAACTGTCGTTCAGGGCGCGGTCAATCCGGATGAATTCTATGTCCACAAGCACACGCTGGAAGCTGGTCGCCCGGCAATCCTGCGCCGCAACCTGGGCAGCAAGGCGATCAAGATGGTCTACGGCGCTGAAGCCAGCGCCGGCAAGTCGGTCAAGACCGTCGATGTCGACCAAGCCGATCGCATGCGCTTCTGCCTGACCGACGAAGAAGTGAGCAATCTGGCCAGGCAGGCCATGACCATCGAGAAGCACTACGGGCGTCCGATGGACATCGAGTGGGCCAAAGATGGCGACGACAACCAGCTGTATATCGTCCAGGCGCGTCCGGAAACCGTGAAGAGCCGCAGCAGCGCCAATGTCATGGAGCGCTATCTGCTGAAGGAAAAAGGCACCGTGCTGGTCGAAGGCCGTGCCATCGGTCAGCGAATCGGCGCAGGTCCGGTCAAGGTCATCCACAACGTCAGCGAAATGGACAAGGTCCAGCCGGGCGATGTGCTGGTTTCCGACATGACCGACCCGGATTGGGAGCCGGTTATGAAGCGCGCCAGCGCGATCGTCACCAACCGTGGCGGGCGTACCTGCCATGCGGCAATCATCGCTCGCGAGCTGGGGATTCCGGCGGTCGTTGGCTGCGGTAACGCCACCGAAATGCTGAAAGATGGTCAGCGCGTCACCGTTTCCTGTGCCGAAGGCGACACTGGCCTAATCTTCGATGGCGAACTGGGCTTCGACATTCGTCAGAACTCCATCGACGCCATGCCGGAGCTGCCGTTCAAGATCATGATGAACGTCGGTAACCCTGATCGTGCCTTTGATTTCGCGCATCTGCCGAACGAAGGTGTCGGCCTGGCCCGTCTCGAGTTCATCATCAACCGCATGATCGGCGTGCATCCCAAGGCACTGCTGAACTTCGACGGCCTGCCTGCAGATGTGAAGAGCAGTGTAGAGAAGCGCATCGCTGGCTACGACGATCCGGTCAACTTCTACGTTGAGAAGCTGGTCGAGGGCGTAAGTACCCTGGCTGCGGCGTTCTGGCCGAAGAAGGTCATCGTGCGCCTTTCGGACTTCAAGTCCAACGAGTACGCCAATCTCATCGGCGGCAAGTTGTACGAGCCGGAAGAAGAGAACCCGATGCTCGGCTTCCGCGGTGCCTCGCGTTATATCAGCGACTCGTTCCGTGATTGCTTCGAGCTCGAATGCCGTGCGATGAAGAAGGTCCGCGACGTCATGGGCCTGACCAACGTCGAGCTGATGGTGCCTTTCGTGCGCACCCTGGGTGAAGCCTCGCAGGTCATTGATCTGCTCGCCAAATACGGCCTCAAGCGCGGCGAGAATGGCCTGCGGGTCATCATGATGTGCGAACTACCATCCAATGCCCTGCTGGCTGATGAGTTCCTGGAGTTCTTCGATGGCTTCTCCATCGGCTCGAACGACATGACTCAGCTGACCCTCGGCCTGGACCGTGACTCCGGCATCATCGCCCACCTGTTCGATGAGCGTAATCCGGCGGTGAAGAAGCTTCTGGCCAACGCCATCCAGGCGTGCAACAAGGCCGGCAAGTACATCGGTATCTGTGGTCAGGGGCCTTCGGACCACCCGGATCTGGCCAAGTGGCTGATGGAGCAGGGCATCGAGAGCGTGTCCCTGAACCCGGACTCGGTCCTGGATACCTGGTTCTTCCTTGCCGATCGCGAAATCTGA